One segment of Leptospirillum ferrooxidans C2-3 DNA contains the following:
- a CDS encoding DUF3800 domain-containing protein — MLAFVDETGDTGLKTDRGSSLYFTVALVLFEEHSEAESCDQRINQLRAELNLPSTYEFHFQSNSDRIRRKFLEATASYNFQYLGFSLNKSSPNLWGPGFQVKSSLYKFTCGTVFENSKPYLSDTIVVIDACGSDTFQCELAKYLKRKITDPDHRLIKKVKMQSSKSNNLLQLVDYVAGVINRKVQNKKDASDYYRYIAAKETDLRVWPQ; from the coding sequence TTGCTGGCATTTGTTGACGAAACTGGAGACACGGGCCTTAAAACAGACCGGGGGTCAAGCCTCTATTTCACCGTTGCATTGGTTCTTTTTGAAGAGCATTCCGAGGCTGAAAGCTGTGATCAAAGAATTAATCAGCTCAGAGCAGAACTGAATTTGCCTTCCACATATGAGTTTCACTTTCAATCCAACTCAGACCGAATCCGCCGGAAGTTTCTTGAAGCTACTGCCTCCTACAATTTCCAATATCTTGGATTTTCCCTGAATAAATCCTCTCCGAACCTTTGGGGGCCAGGGTTCCAAGTGAAATCCTCCCTCTACAAATTTACATGCGGGACGGTATTTGAGAACTCCAAACCGTATTTATCGGATACGATTGTTGTAATCGATGCGTGTGGCTCAGATACATTCCAATGTGAACTTGCAAAATATCTCAAACGGAAGATAACAGATCCTGACCACCGGCTGATTAAAAAAGTGAAGATGCAGTCGTCAAAATCCAATAATTTACTACAGCTTGTGGACTACGTGGCAGGAGTAATCAATAGAAAGGTCCAGAATAAAAAAGACGCCAGCGACTATTACCGATATATTGCCGCAAAAGAAACAGATCTTCGCGTGTGGCCCCAATAA